DNA from Bacillus sp. 2205SS5-2:
TGGTAATCAATTCCTGTATGCACGGTTGTCATTTTTTCTTCGCTTGCGCCATAATCGATTAATGAGGGGCGAAAAGAGTCGGAAATTAAGATGATTTCATCGGCTGCTTGAATTCCTTGCTTTTCTATTTCACTAAAGTAGGCTTCTTCAATTGAACCTTTTTCCATTTTGTTGAATTTTAAGCGACTTTTAGTGAAGAGTCCATGGGGAGTAAAAAATAACGGTTTTTGATATTGCTGGTTGAGCTGCCCTAAAATAAAAAGTGAGAATAAATCTTGGGCATGGATGACATCATATTTTTCTAAATTGTTTTCAGAAAGAAACTGTTGAAAGACAGATAAATAGCTTAGGTTTTTGACGATTTTTTCATTTTCAAGTCGGTATCTTTTTTTCAAAAAATCCCTTGCTTGAGAAGCAATAAGAGGAATGGTGTTGGTTCTACGATGCTCAGACATTTGGTTAGGTGCCAACACATCTACGTCATGCCCCATTTGCTGAAAACCTCTTTTAATGGAAGTGATGTAATTTGATAATCCACCAGTATGGGGATATTCAAAGAACGTAACATACAAGATCTTCAACTGCTCACATTTTTTCCTACTCTTTTTTTGACCAAAGTGTTGCATGGGCAAAAATGTATCCATTTCCCCTTCTAAATTGTAATAGGAATCCATCACGGTTAAAAGGGAGGGATGGATCAAGAGAGAGGGACCTTCATTATTCCAATCGTTACTCACATTCTCATCCTTCCTTTCGTTTATTTGTAAACGCCCAATTCACTTCCCCAAGTTGCTATTTTTTCTAAATGGTAAGGAAGAAGTTCACCGCCGCGATTTTCAAACAGTCTTCTAAATTGTGTATGCAAACCTTTATCAAGTGTTCGTTGTAAATAGGCCATTTTATAAAGTTGTAGTGGATCGGTTTGATAGTGAATGCCATATTTCTTCATTTCAGTCGTGTACAAATCGACACAATGTGTACGAATCTCTTCGCCACGACTTTGCCAATCCTTGCGAAAAGCTAAGAGGATTTCAACCAAAACAATCATATCGAACATGGCTGGTGCAAATTTAGCCGATTCCCAGTCAATGAATTGAATTTGCCAGGGCTCATTTTTTGAGACGTCCTTACAGCAAATATTTTGCATATGCAGATCCCCATGGGTAATCGAAAAGCCACTTTCTATTAAT
Protein-coding regions in this window:
- a CDS encoding glycosyltransferase family 4 protein — encoded protein: MDSYYNLEGEMDTFLPMQHFGQKKSRKKCEQLKILYVTFFEYPHTGGLSNYITSIKRGFQQMGHDVDVLAPNQMSEHRRTNTIPLIASQARDFLKKRYRLENEKIVKNLSYLSVFQQFLSENNLEKYDVIHAQDLFSLFILGQLNQQYQKPLFFTPHGLFTKSRLKFNKMEKGSIEEAYFSEIEKQGIQAADEIILISDSFRPSLIDYGASEEKMTTVHTGIDYQPLPKKENEDKLIITTVARLSPRKGQDLLIRAIASLRKELLVNVELWIIGDGVMRKTLTEQVKSLQLDNVIFFGKRTDIAELLALSDLYVLATINDNFPLSVMEAMFSKQAIISTTCGGIPEMIQHEKTGILCEPGNVEELAIALERLIQNQDERRALAAAAEIYASQHLTTNVMTSKIHSVYSSYF